One genomic segment of Salarias fasciatus chromosome 8, fSalaFa1.1, whole genome shotgun sequence includes these proteins:
- the slc18a3b gene encoding putative vesicular acetylcholine transporter-B — MDGEGRSSGLAKSAAVKLSEMGERTKQFGTAMRDPHQQRRIILVIVCVALLLDNMLYMVIVPIIPDYLADLESEQSEHVHVVMHPNSSANSTSQDKSNKDNLDVQIGVLFASKAILQLLVNPLSGTFIDRVGYDIPLLIGLTVMFVSTCIFAVGENYATLFVARSLQGLGSAFADTSGIAMIADKYTEEAERSTALGIALAFISFGSLVAPPFGGVLYEFAGKKVPFIVLACICLADGFLLLTVIKPFSNRTRENMPVGTPIYRLMIDPYIAVVAGALTVCNIPLAFLEPTIANWMETTMHSSQWEMGLTWLPAFFPHVLGVYITVKLAAQRPHLQWFYGALGMVIIGASSCTVPACKSFGQLIAPLCGICFGIALVDTALLPTLAFLVDVRHVSVYGSVYAIADISYSVAYAMGPIVAGQIVHTLGFVQLNLGMGLVNVLYAPALLLLRNVCQMKPSYSERDNLLEEAPQGLYDTIKMEERRAKKKGYSSAGNCLSVDENGFDPFKAQRSLSEESSGPEYT, encoded by the coding sequence ATGGATggagaaggaagatcctccggGCTGGCCAAATCAGCCGCTGTAAAACTGTCCGAGATGGGCGAAAGAACCAAGCAGTTTGGCACTGCGATGAGGGATCCTCACCAGCAAAGACGGATCATATTAGTGATTGTTTGCGTGGCGCTTCTGTTGGACAATATGCTCTACATGGTAATCGTGCCAATTATTCCAGACTATCTTGCTGATCTGGAGAGTGAGCAGTCAGAGCACGTCCACGTTGTGATGCACCCCAACAGCTCAGCCAACAGCACAAGCCAAGACAAAAGCAACAAGGACAATTTAGATGTCCAGATAGGAGTACTTTTTGCATCCAAGGCCATCCTCCAGCTGTTAGTTAACCCGCTGTCGGGAACTTTCATAGACCGGGTCGGATATGACATTCCACTTTTAATTGGACTCACTGTCATGTTTGTGTCCACCTGTATATTTGCTGTTGGGGAGAACTATGCGACTCTCTTTGTGGCCAGAAGTTTGCAGGGTCTGGGGTCTGCGTTCGCGGACACCTCTGGAATCGCCATGATAGCAGACAAGTAcacggaggaggcggagaggagcacGGCGCTCGGCATCGCCCTGGCGTTTATCTCTTTCGGGAGCCTGGTGGCGCCTCCCTTCGGGGGTGTCCTGTACGAGTTCGCGGGCAAGAAAGTGCCCTTCATCGTGCTCGCCTGCATCTGCCTGGCGGACGGCTTTCTGCTGCTGACCGTGATCAAGCCTTTCTCCAACAGGACTAGAGAGAACATGCCAGTCGGCACCCCCATCTACAGACTCATGATTGACCCTTACATAGCTGTGGTGGCCGGGGCGCTCACCGTCTGCAACATCCCCCTTGCCTTTCTGGAGCCCACCATAGCCAACTGGATGGAGACCACCATGCACTCCTCTCAGTGGGAAATGGGACTTACCTGGCTCCCAGCCTTCTTCCCTCATGTCCTCGGTGTGTACATAACCGTAAAATTGGCAGCACAGCGTCCGCATCTGCAGTGGTTCTACGGAGCCTTGGGCATGGTTATCATAGGAGCGAGCTCCTGCACGGTCCCTGCATGCAAAAGTTTCGGGCAGCTTATCGCCCCGTTGTGCGGCATTTGTTTCGGCATTGCACTTGTAGACACTGCACTGTTGCCCACGCTTGCGTTTTTAGTTGACGTGCGGCATGTTTCTGTGTACGGTAGCGTTTACGCTATAGCAGATATCTCCTATTCCGTTGCATATGCTATGGGTCCCATTGTAGCCGGGCAGATCGTGCACACCCTCGGCTTTGTACAACTTAATCTGGGCATGGGTCTTGTCAATGTGCTTTACGCgccagccctgctgctgctgcgcaacGTGTGCCAAATGAAACCGTCCTACTCAGAGAGAGATAACCTGTTAGAGGAGGCTCCGCAGGGGCTGTATGACACGATtaagatggaggagaggagagctaAAAAGAAAGGCTACAGTTCTGCGGGGAACTGCCTGTCAGTAGATGAAAACGGGTTTGACCCCTTCAAAGCACAGCGGTCCTTGTCAGAGGAGTCGTCCGGTCCGGAGTACACTTAG